In one window of Flavobacterium ginsengisoli DNA:
- a CDS encoding glycerophosphodiester phosphodiesterase yields the protein MNVLKIAHRGAKAYEPENTLQAFQKALNLNSDGIELDVQLSSDGHIIVIHDETIDRTTNGKGLVGDFTLAELESFLIDGKYQIPTLIEVFDLVDKKCLINIELKGLGTAPKVVSLIEEYISKKDWNYNHFIISSFEWNMLEETSNLNPNIPIGVLTEENVETALAFAEKIKAKAIHPDFNLLNNENVQQMQEKGFLVLPWTVNTEEDIQKVKSYQVNGIISDNPDKI from the coding sequence ATGAATGTTTTAAAGATTGCACATCGAGGTGCCAAAGCCTACGAACCCGAAAATACTTTACAAGCTTTCCAAAAAGCATTAAACCTAAATTCAGACGGAATTGAACTTGATGTTCAATTAAGCTCTGATGGGCATATCATCGTAATTCACGATGAAACCATCGACAGAACAACCAATGGAAAAGGTTTAGTGGGTGATTTTACTCTAGCAGAATTAGAATCATTTTTAATTGATGGAAAATACCAAATCCCAACTTTAATCGAAGTTTTTGATTTGGTTGACAAAAAATGCCTGATCAATATCGAATTAAAAGGCTTAGGAACTGCACCGAAAGTTGTCAGCTTAATTGAAGAATATATTTCAAAAAAAGACTGGAATTACAATCATTTTATCATTTCAAGTTTCGAATGGAATATGTTGGAGGAAACATCAAACCTAAATCCAAATATTCCGATTGGTGTTTTAACAGAAGAAAATGTTGAAACCGCTTTGGCTTTCGCCGAAAAAATAAAAGCAAAAGCCATACATCCTGATTTTAATTTATTGAATAACGAAAATGTGCAACAAATGCAGGAAAAAGGATTTCTGGTTTTACCTTGGACAGTAAACACAGAAGAAGACATTCAAAAAGTAAAAAGTTATCAAGTAAACGGAATTATCTCTGATAATCCAGACAAAATATAA